From the Streptomyces syringium genome, one window contains:
- the fabG gene encoding 3-oxoacyl-ACP reductase FabG: MEEREPRTVLITGGNRGIGAEIARAFVALGDRVAVTHRGSETPEGTFGVECDVTETASVDKAFTTVERELGPVGVLVSNAGMTADGLLIRMKEEQFLRVLDTNLAGAWRCSKRAVPQMLRQRGGRIILISSVAGLLGSAGQTNYASSKAGLVGLARSLTREYGARNIAANVVAPGLIETDMTAGLSEAHLAEQRAQIPLGRTATADEVSGAVTWLASDAAAYVAGAVIPVDGGLGMGH; encoded by the coding sequence ATGGAAGAACGGGAACCCCGCACGGTGCTGATCACCGGCGGCAACCGGGGCATAGGCGCGGAGATAGCCCGGGCCTTCGTGGCCCTGGGCGACCGGGTGGCGGTCACCCACCGCGGCAGCGAGACCCCCGAGGGCACGTTCGGCGTCGAGTGCGACGTCACGGAAACGGCGTCGGTGGACAAGGCCTTCACCACGGTGGAACGGGAGTTGGGCCCGGTCGGGGTGCTGGTGTCGAACGCGGGGATGACCGCGGACGGCCTGCTGATCCGGATGAAGGAGGAACAGTTCCTGCGCGTCCTCGACACCAACCTCGCGGGCGCATGGCGCTGTTCGAAGCGCGCCGTCCCCCAGATGCTGCGGCAGCGGGGCGGCCGCATCATCCTGATCTCCTCGGTCGCGGGCCTCCTCGGCAGCGCGGGCCAGACCAACTACGCCTCCAGCAAGGCGGGCCTGGTGGGCCTGGCCCGCTCCCTCACCCGCGAGTACGGCGCCCGCAACATCGCCGCGAACGTGGTGGCCCCCGGACTCATCGAGACGGACATGACCGCCGGCCTCTCCGAGGCCCACCTCGCCGAACAGCGCGCCCAGATCCCGCTCGGCCGCACGGCCACGGCCGACGAGGTCAGCGGCGCGGTGACCTGGCTGGCGAGCGACGCGGCCGCGTATGTGGCGGGCGCGGTGATCCCGGTGGACGGAGGGCTGGGCATGGGCCACTGA
- a CDS encoding AurF N-oxygenase family protein → MKSDNPKRPDGVTAGIPAGIPDGVPDGVPDHDENDPAEHAVIVRLAGNWHRRAAVKREEPELDELFDVDKLDYPERILPFREHPTYLALGPEERSRLLSWAWVAYNRTTVLLEGQVVNPAFQLALDGWFPSLGGEKLQRSVAQAMVDEQYHTLMHMNASAVTRRRRREAFPDAALPLPRVAREHARLRDSWPEQWQRSLTTLGFATVAEISINAYLNLIADDTEIQPVNSATVRIHNRDEYCHASISTVLAEQVYGDLDEKGRRFFLDSLVAGLDGFVANDFATWHRIMDQTGLPGGHEMLHDIESATGKRPLIHDYSGLRGLAERLGVEDDLEFDWSRTITDSEPAPLT, encoded by the coding sequence ATGAAGAGCGACAACCCGAAGCGGCCGGACGGTGTGACGGCAGGCATCCCGGCCGGCATTCCGGACGGCGTTCCGGACGGTGTTCCGGACCACGACGAGAACGACCCGGCGGAGCACGCGGTCATCGTCCGCCTGGCGGGCAACTGGCACCGCAGGGCGGCGGTGAAGCGCGAGGAACCTGAGCTGGACGAGCTGTTCGACGTCGACAAGCTCGACTACCCCGAGCGCATCTTGCCGTTCCGCGAACACCCCACGTACCTGGCCCTGGGCCCGGAGGAGCGCTCCCGGCTGCTCAGCTGGGCGTGGGTCGCCTACAACCGCACGACGGTGCTGCTGGAGGGCCAGGTCGTCAACCCGGCCTTCCAACTGGCCCTGGACGGGTGGTTCCCCAGCCTGGGCGGGGAGAAGCTGCAGCGCTCGGTGGCCCAGGCGATGGTCGACGAGCAGTACCACACCCTCATGCACATGAACGCGAGCGCGGTCACCCGCCGCCGACGGCGCGAGGCGTTCCCGGACGCCGCGCTGCCCCTGCCGCGCGTCGCCCGCGAACACGCGCGGCTGCGCGACTCCTGGCCGGAGCAGTGGCAGCGCTCGCTGACCACCCTGGGCTTCGCGACGGTCGCGGAGATCTCCATCAACGCGTATCTGAACCTGATCGCGGACGACACGGAGATACAGCCGGTGAACAGCGCCACCGTCCGCATACACAACCGCGACGAGTACTGCCACGCGTCGATATCCACCGTCCTCGCCGAGCAGGTCTACGGCGACCTGGACGAGAAGGGCCGCCGGTTCTTCCTGGACTCCCTGGTGGCGGGGCTGGACGGCTTCGTGGCCAACGACTTCGCCACCTGGCACCGGATCATGGACCAGACCGGTCTGCCGGGCGGCCACGAGATGCTCCACGACATCGAGAGCGCCACGGGCAAGCGGCCGCTGATCCACGACTACAGCGGGCTGCGGGGCCTGGCGGAGCGGCTGGGCGTGGAGGACGACCTGGAGTTCGACTGGTCGCGGACGATCACGGATTCGGAGCCGGCGCCACTGACGTAG
- a CDS encoding DHA2 family efflux MFS transporter permease subunit, whose product MSGSDAAAQLVPPKTTAPPPDTGQDAAYARGGLTLLMACGATFVAFLDVSVTYVAFPSLHKSFPDASLSALSWVVSSYTVVFAAVLAPAGRLADVMGRRALFLWSVAGFTLASGLCAIAPTVEFLVGMRVLQGISAAGMIPSALSLVLSSRPPEHRSSAIGLWGASSSAAAAVGPPLGGLLVDSFGWPSVFLINVPLGVMLVVASYRILPPRTGPAGRMPDLIGTLAVALGVGGVVAALTEGSSWGWTSPAFLGALLGGAVLLALALLRSRRHPAPAVEISLWRSRKFRVANIAFVLFGGSMYCWLLAAPLFATEIWGYSEVQAGLALAPGAVMSVIASVLAGRYARAHQRVAVVVGGILFAVQCGIWMIGLESKPDFLVIWLPATLIGGVGIGAVMTGLSSASATALPPRLFAAGAGLATTARQVGAALGTAAFAALMAVLGGESGKTLDGFRQVFVMCTVLAALAAVAALWLTDPKREAEH is encoded by the coding sequence ATGTCCGGTTCGGATGCCGCCGCCCAGCTAGTCCCCCCGAAGACCACCGCCCCGCCACCGGACACCGGACAGGACGCCGCCTACGCGCGCGGCGGGCTGACGCTGCTCATGGCGTGCGGCGCGACGTTCGTCGCGTTCCTCGATGTCTCGGTCACCTACGTCGCGTTCCCCAGCCTGCACAAGAGCTTCCCCGACGCCTCCCTGTCGGCGCTCTCCTGGGTCGTCAGCAGCTACACCGTCGTCTTCGCCGCCGTCCTCGCGCCCGCCGGGCGGCTGGCCGACGTCATGGGGCGGCGGGCGCTGTTCCTGTGGTCCGTCGCCGGATTCACCCTGGCCTCAGGTCTGTGCGCGATCGCGCCCACGGTGGAGTTCCTGGTCGGCATGCGGGTGCTCCAGGGCATCTCCGCCGCCGGGATGATCCCGTCCGCACTGAGCCTGGTGCTGTCCTCGCGCCCGCCGGAGCACAGGTCGAGCGCCATCGGCCTGTGGGGCGCCAGCAGCTCGGCCGCGGCGGCCGTCGGCCCGCCGCTGGGCGGCCTGCTGGTCGACAGCTTCGGCTGGCCGTCGGTGTTCCTGATCAACGTGCCGCTGGGTGTGATGCTGGTCGTGGCCTCGTACCGGATCCTGCCGCCCCGGACGGGCCCGGCCGGCCGGATGCCCGACCTGATCGGCACCCTCGCGGTGGCGCTCGGCGTGGGCGGCGTGGTCGCCGCCCTGACGGAGGGCAGCAGCTGGGGCTGGACCTCCCCCGCCTTCCTCGGAGCACTGCTGGGCGGCGCCGTACTGCTGGCCCTGGCTCTCCTGCGCTCCCGCCGCCACCCGGCGCCGGCCGTGGAGATCTCGCTGTGGCGCAGCCGTAAGTTCCGGGTCGCCAACATCGCGTTCGTGCTGTTCGGCGGCTCGATGTACTGCTGGCTGCTGGCCGCGCCGCTGTTCGCCACCGAGATCTGGGGCTATTCCGAGGTGCAGGCCGGGCTGGCGCTCGCGCCCGGCGCGGTGATGTCCGTGATCGCCTCGGTGCTGGCGGGCCGCTACGCCCGCGCCCACCAGCGGGTGGCGGTCGTCGTGGGCGGCATCCTGTTCGCCGTCCAGTGCGGGATCTGGATGATCGGCCTGGAGTCGAAGCCGGACTTCCTGGTGATCTGGCTGCCCGCCACCCTGATCGGCGGTGTGGGCATCGGCGCGGTGATGACGGGCCTGTCCAGCGCCTCGGCCACCGCCCTGCCGCCCCGCCTGTTCGCGGCGGGCGCGGGCCTGGCGACGACGGCGCGGCAAGTGGGCGCGGCCCTGGGCACGGCCGCCTTCGCGGCGCTCATGGCCGTGCTGGGCGGCGAGAGCGGCAAGACCCTCGACGGCTTCCGGCAGGTGTTCGTGATGTGCACGGTCCTCGCGGCCCTGGCGGCCGTGGCGGCGCTGTGGCTGACGGACCCGAAGCGGGAAGCGGAGCACTGA
- a CDS encoding beta-ketoacyl-[acyl-carrier-protein] synthase family protein encodes MTVRQRKPRKPVVVTGLSVTTAFGRGLEALRQGLAAGQPAFGPVTRFDVAKRRVDRAATLPGDPNLIDEITDAVTQAIGQAGLGADTTARTPLLFARHADQVPPRLALPEHHAQAQHTSGTEIAERCGLRDAARTYTNACVAASTAIADAAALISAGREERVVVAAGYFVDADAYALFDAGRALAADGHLRSFSQDRKGLLLGDGLGAVVLESAEAAAARGATPIAGLLGWGRAGDAFHVCQPHPEGLGMAAAIEAALGRAELAPDHIDYINAHGTGTPLNDSAETAAIRRAFGEAAGKVPVSSTKSLHGHTLEASGVVEFAVSVLTLQEGTLPVNAGYLGPDPACELNLVVDAPQRVAPRAVLSLNAAFGGANTALVLGAVAA; translated from the coding sequence GTGACCGTAAGGCAGCGCAAGCCGCGTAAACCCGTCGTCGTCACCGGGCTTTCCGTGACCACGGCCTTCGGGCGCGGCCTCGAAGCACTGCGGCAGGGCCTCGCCGCCGGGCAGCCGGCCTTCGGGCCGGTCACCCGCTTCGACGTGGCCAAGCGGCGCGTGGACCGGGCCGCCACCCTGCCCGGCGACCCGAACCTCATCGACGAGATCACCGACGCGGTCACCCAGGCGATCGGCCAGGCCGGTCTGGGGGCCGATACGACGGCCCGCACGCCCCTGCTCTTCGCCCGGCACGCCGACCAGGTGCCGCCCAGGCTGGCACTGCCCGAGCACCACGCACAGGCGCAGCACACCAGCGGCACCGAGATCGCCGAGCGGTGCGGGCTGCGTGACGCGGCCCGTACGTACACCAACGCCTGTGTCGCGGCGAGCACCGCGATCGCGGACGCGGCGGCCCTGATCTCGGCGGGGCGCGAGGAGCGGGTCGTGGTGGCGGCGGGCTATTTCGTCGACGCCGACGCCTACGCGCTCTTCGACGCCGGACGGGCCCTGGCGGCGGACGGGCACCTGCGCTCGTTCAGCCAGGACCGCAAGGGGCTGCTGCTCGGCGACGGCCTCGGCGCAGTGGTCCTGGAGTCAGCCGAGGCGGCCGCCGCCCGGGGAGCCACCCCGATCGCCGGGCTCCTGGGCTGGGGACGGGCCGGGGACGCGTTCCACGTGTGCCAGCCGCACCCCGAGGGGCTCGGCATGGCCGCCGCCATCGAGGCGGCGCTCGGCCGTGCGGAGCTGGCCCCCGACCACATCGACTACATCAACGCGCACGGCACCGGCACCCCCCTCAACGACTCCGCCGAGACGGCCGCGATCCGGCGGGCGTTCGGCGAGGCGGCGGGGAAGGTGCCGGTCAGCTCCACGAAGTCGCTGCACGGCCACACCCTGGAGGCCTCCGGGGTCGTCGAGTTCGCGGTGTCCGTGCTGACGCTCCAGGAAGGAACCCTCCCGGTGAACGCGGGCTACCTCGGGCCGGATCCGGCCTGTGAGCTGAACCTGGTGGTGGACGCCCCCCAGCGGGTGGCGCCCCGGGCTGTGCTCTCCCTCAACGCCGCCTTCGGCGGTGCCAACACGGCACTGGTGCTCGGGGCGGTGGCGGCATGA
- a CDS encoding acyl carrier protein, producing the protein MTTAPALTKELLVEILAEYGEREADDIAERVDSLELAWLVHSLEERYGLELDLDDVQLARMTTLDAALAVLGEVLPSPEIPSPESGSGDGAETGGEGSDRKAAQAA; encoded by the coding sequence ATGACCACCGCACCCGCCCTGACCAAGGAACTGCTGGTCGAGATCCTCGCCGAGTACGGGGAGCGGGAGGCCGACGACATCGCCGAGCGCGTGGACTCGCTGGAGCTGGCGTGGCTCGTCCACTCGCTGGAGGAGCGGTACGGCCTGGAGCTGGACCTCGACGACGTCCAGCTCGCCCGGATGACGACGCTGGACGCCGCGCTGGCCGTCCTCGGCGAGGTTCTTCCCTCCCCGGAGATTCCCTCTCCGGAGAGCGGTTCGGGCGACGGAGCCGAGACAGGGGGTGAGGGGAGTGACCGTAAGGCAGCGCAAGCCGCGTAA
- a CDS encoding acyl carrier protein, which produces MSTETREFVLDVLRELNYEVDGVTDATPLGDEGLELESLTLAEVTMRLEEKYDVQFTDEELEGLAKVTLGDFVSQIVDRATAGQSR; this is translated from the coding sequence GTGAGCACCGAAACCCGCGAATTCGTTCTGGACGTGCTGCGCGAGCTGAACTACGAGGTCGACGGCGTCACCGACGCGACCCCGCTCGGCGACGAGGGCCTGGAGCTGGAGTCGCTCACCCTCGCCGAGGTCACGATGCGGCTGGAGGAGAAGTACGACGTCCAGTTCACCGACGAGGAGCTGGAGGGGCTGGCCAAGGTGACCCTCGGCGACTTCGTCTCCCAGATAGTCGACCGCGCGACCGCGGGCCAGAGCCGATGA
- a CDS encoding 4'-phosphopantetheinyl transferase family protein, with the protein MGEVVSSAVPGAPEPVGPDTAVVVRLTPSRERRPDSAPLVREAAADALRVPPGEIRIGREPGGRPRLGGAAEGVHVSVSHCAGAVAVVLSRLGPVGVDVERLRPLPAVALGRRWFSAAEARWLADRAAEEQPAAFLWLWTHKEAIGKVRGLGLSEGGLRRPVPYPDGRWTHAPTDAPHPAQVVLEPVPGDPGMSTAAPRVPGGYLLAVAAAGPAATGAPVVLTGPAPSR; encoded by the coding sequence ATGGGTGAGGTCGTGTCGAGTGCGGTACCGGGTGCCCCGGAGCCGGTCGGCCCGGACACCGCGGTCGTCGTCCGGCTGACTCCCAGCCGGGAGCGGAGGCCGGACAGCGCGCCGCTGGTGCGGGAGGCGGCGGCGGACGCCCTGCGGGTGCCGCCGGGGGAGATACGGATCGGGCGGGAGCCCGGTGGCCGTCCCCGGCTGGGCGGCGCGGCCGAGGGGGTGCACGTGAGCGTCAGCCATTGCGCCGGTGCGGTGGCGGTGGTGCTGAGCCGGCTGGGCCCGGTGGGAGTGGACGTGGAACGCCTGCGTCCGCTGCCGGCCGTGGCACTGGGACGCCGCTGGTTCTCGGCGGCCGAGGCCCGGTGGCTCGCGGACCGGGCGGCCGAGGAGCAGCCCGCCGCCTTCCTGTGGCTGTGGACGCACAAGGAGGCCATCGGGAAGGTGCGCGGCCTCGGGCTATCCGAAGGCGGACTGCGCCGTCCTGTGCCGTACCCGGACGGGCGTTGGACGCATGCGCCCACGGACGCCCCCCACCCCGCACAGGTCGTGCTGGAACCCGTGCCGGGCGATCCGGGAATGAGTACGGCCGCCCCCCGGGTACCCGGCGGGTACCTGCTGGCCGTCGCCGCCGCCGGACCCGCCGCGACGGGCGCGCCGGTCGTGCTGACGGGCCCCGCCCCGTCGCGGTGA
- a CDS encoding class I adenylate-forming enzyme family protein: MSGSSDDVCIVLDREIDRGTLRRAVRDCEATLTEAGLRPGGTAALRLPPSLAYVVHLLAVWRLGAQAVLLDHRLTVPETDRALDTAAPQLLISTTKSGGALRGFHQVDVDLTPYPGRPAATGHLLLQLSSGTTGPSKAIGRTAASLTAELDSYARIDGMPGPGGRLIALTSLTHTYGLMGGLLHSLHNNVRFTLPARTTPAGVMDTVLAHSAPTMLMGVPAQFTLLGSVAEPPRMPQLVQALSGGGRTRPELAATFADRFDAPLGDCYGMTETGVIATDMSGAMRPATGWAAPGVRVRVDEGELLVATPESPYLSDHIGDLPSGRWADGWLRTRDAGAMDDITGLITVRGRLDSQVSVRGLKVDLSEVEDALTALPGVREAVVLFGDGINAYVELEDATTLDGIEETLGRQLADFKLPRRWYVMPKLPRTATGKPLHDQDALRAAAERDGYTR, translated from the coding sequence TTGAGCGGCTCCTCGGACGACGTCTGCATCGTCCTCGACCGCGAGATCGACCGCGGCACCCTCCGACGGGCCGTGCGTGACTGCGAAGCCACCCTCACCGAGGCGGGGTTGAGGCCCGGCGGCACGGCCGCACTGCGGCTGCCGCCCTCGCTGGCGTACGTGGTCCATCTCCTCGCCGTCTGGCGGCTCGGCGCCCAGGCGGTGCTGCTGGACCACCGGCTCACCGTCCCCGAGACCGATCGCGCGCTGGACACCGCGGCGCCCCAACTCCTCATTTCCACCACGAAATCCGGTGGTGCGCTGCGCGGCTTCCACCAGGTGGACGTGGACCTCACGCCGTACCCGGGCCGGCCCGCCGCGACCGGTCATCTGCTCCTTCAGCTCAGCTCCGGGACGACCGGCCCGTCGAAGGCCATCGGCCGCACGGCCGCGAGCCTGACCGCCGAGCTCGACAGCTACGCGCGGATCGACGGCATGCCGGGCCCCGGCGGACGACTGATCGCGCTCACCTCACTCACCCACACCTACGGCCTCATGGGCGGGCTGCTGCACAGCCTTCACAACAACGTCCGCTTCACCCTCCCGGCCCGCACGACCCCTGCCGGGGTCATGGACACCGTCCTCGCGCACTCCGCGCCGACCATGCTCATGGGCGTGCCCGCGCAGTTCACCCTGCTGGGGTCGGTGGCCGAGCCGCCGCGCATGCCCCAGCTCGTCCAGGCGCTGTCGGGCGGCGGCCGGACCCGCCCGGAGCTCGCCGCCACCTTCGCCGACCGCTTCGACGCCCCGCTCGGCGACTGCTACGGCATGACCGAGACGGGCGTCATCGCCACCGACATGAGCGGCGCGATGCGCCCGGCGACCGGCTGGGCCGCCCCGGGGGTGCGCGTCCGCGTCGACGAGGGCGAACTCCTTGTCGCCACACCCGAATCGCCCTACCTCAGCGACCACATCGGTGACCTGCCGTCGGGCCGCTGGGCCGACGGCTGGCTGCGCACCCGCGACGCCGGAGCGATGGACGACATCACCGGCCTGATCACCGTGCGCGGCCGGCTCGACTCCCAGGTCTCCGTCCGGGGCCTGAAGGTCGACCTGAGCGAGGTCGAGGACGCCCTCACCGCCCTGCCGGGCGTGCGGGAGGCGGTCGTCCTGTTCGGGGACGGGATCAACGCCTACGTCGAGCTGGAGGACGCCACCACGCTCGACGGGATCGAGGAGACGCTCGGCAGGCAGCTCGCCGACTTCAAGCTGCCGCGCCGCTGGTACGTCATGCCGAAGCTGCCCCGGACGGCGACGGGCAAGCCACTGCACGACCAGGACGCCCTGCGGGCAGCCGCGGAGCGGGACGGGTACACGCGATGA
- the pabB gene encoding aminodeoxychorismate synthase component I — protein MRTLIVDNYDSFTYNLAHYVAQATGYEPVVVTNDDPLWRPEHLAEFDSVIISPGPGTPEREGDFGICHDIIRDSEVPLLGVCLGHQGLAHVHGGTVERAPEPRHGRSSPVLHDGTDLFAGLPSPFEVVRYHSLAVSALPDELEATAWTPDGILMGLRHRTRPQWGVQFHPESICTEHGHQLLANFAQLSARHGRPGRRRVQSAAPLGHTTAPVAHAPEAAPVSGPRLRVHATALPTQWDPEVAYDHLFRAAPHAYWLDSSRPDERLGRFSVMGDATGPLAEVVLADVGNCTVTRQKSDGTTEVLNTPFLDWLDADLRARHVEVPELPFEFALGWVGYLGYELKAECGGRAAHASPNPDGALIFADRAVVFDHATSTTHLLALAPADDDSQARTWLDATAERLGRLKGLSADATAAEPGASLEVSLRHDRRAYLDLIGACHEAINAGETYEVCLTNMIDAEGSIDPWDSYRFLRRTSPAPFAALLNFGALSVLSTSPERFLRIDRHKVAESKPIKGTRPRGVTPAEDRALTEDLRASEKDRAENLMIVDLVRNDLGRCAEVGSVSVHKMFDIESYATVHQLVSTVRARLKAAGSAVDCVRNAFPGGSMTGAPKIRTMQIIDELEAGPRGVYSGAIGYFSLNGAADLSIAIRTTVITPDRVRYGVGGAITALSDPEEEYEETAVKATPILRLLGATFPERALETPGLR, from the coding sequence ATGCGTACGCTCATCGTGGACAATTACGACTCGTTCACCTACAACCTTGCCCACTACGTGGCGCAGGCCACGGGTTACGAACCCGTCGTGGTCACCAACGACGACCCGCTCTGGCGGCCTGAGCACCTGGCGGAGTTCGACAGCGTCATCATCTCCCCGGGGCCGGGCACCCCCGAGCGGGAGGGGGACTTCGGGATCTGCCACGACATCATCCGTGACTCCGAAGTGCCGCTGCTCGGCGTCTGCCTGGGGCACCAGGGCCTGGCCCACGTACACGGCGGCACGGTGGAGCGGGCGCCCGAGCCCCGGCACGGCAGGTCCTCTCCGGTGCTGCACGACGGTACGGACCTGTTCGCCGGGCTGCCCTCGCCGTTCGAGGTGGTGCGCTACCACTCGCTGGCCGTCAGCGCCCTGCCCGACGAGCTGGAGGCGACGGCCTGGACGCCGGACGGCATCCTGATGGGGCTGCGGCACCGCACCCGCCCGCAGTGGGGCGTGCAGTTCCACCCCGAGTCCATATGCACCGAGCACGGCCATCAACTGCTCGCCAACTTCGCGCAGTTGTCCGCGCGCCATGGACGCCCGGGGCGCCGCCGTGTCCAGTCGGCCGCGCCCCTGGGTCACACCACCGCGCCCGTCGCCCACGCCCCGGAGGCCGCACCGGTGTCCGGGCCGCGGCTGCGGGTGCACGCCACCGCGCTGCCCACCCAGTGGGACCCCGAGGTGGCCTACGACCACCTCTTCCGTGCCGCCCCGCACGCCTACTGGCTCGACAGCAGCCGCCCCGACGAGCGGCTCGGCCGGTTCTCCGTCATGGGTGATGCCACCGGCCCGCTGGCCGAGGTGGTGCTCGCCGACGTCGGGAACTGCACCGTGACCCGGCAGAAGTCCGACGGCACCACCGAGGTCCTGAACACCCCGTTCCTGGACTGGCTGGACGCCGATCTGCGCGCACGGCACGTCGAGGTCCCCGAGCTGCCCTTCGAGTTCGCCCTCGGCTGGGTCGGCTATCTGGGCTACGAGCTGAAGGCCGAGTGCGGCGGCAGGGCCGCCCACGCCTCGCCCAATCCCGACGGCGCCCTGATCTTCGCCGACCGCGCGGTGGTGTTCGACCACGCCACCTCCACCACCCACCTGCTCGCCCTCGCCCCCGCCGACGACGACTCCCAGGCCCGTACCTGGCTGGACGCCACCGCCGAGCGGCTGGGCCGTCTCAAGGGGCTGAGCGCCGATGCCACGGCGGCCGAGCCGGGCGCGTCGCTGGAGGTGAGCCTGCGCCACGACCGGCGCGCCTACCTCGATCTGATCGGTGCCTGTCACGAGGCGATCAACGCCGGCGAGACGTACGAGGTCTGCCTCACCAACATGATCGACGCCGAGGGCTCGATCGACCCCTGGGACAGCTACCGCTTCCTGCGCCGCACGTCCCCGGCGCCCTTCGCCGCGCTGCTGAACTTCGGCGCGCTGTCCGTGCTGAGCACCTCGCCCGAGCGGTTCCTGCGCATCGACCGGCACAAGGTCGCCGAGTCCAAGCCCATCAAGGGCACCCGCCCGCGCGGCGTCACGCCCGCCGAGGACCGGGCCCTGACCGAGGACCTGCGGGCCAGCGAGAAGGACCGCGCCGAGAACCTCATGATCGTCGACCTGGTCCGCAACGACCTCGGCCGGTGCGCGGAGGTCGGCTCGGTCTCGGTGCACAAGATGTTCGACATCGAGAGCTACGCGACCGTGCACCAGCTCGTCAGCACCGTCCGCGCCCGGCTCAAGGCCGCCGGTTCGGCGGTGGACTGCGTGCGCAACGCCTTCCCCGGCGGCTCGATGACCGGCGCCCCCAAGATCCGCACCATGCAGATCATCGACGAGCTGGAGGCGGGCCCGCGTGGCGTCTACTCCGGCGCGATCGGCTACTTCTCCCTCAACGGCGCCGCCGATCTGAGCATCGCCATCCGCACCACCGTCATCACCCCCGACCGGGTCCGCTACGGCGTCGGCGGCGCGATCACCGCGCTGTCCGACCCCGAGGAGGAGTACGAGGAGACCGCCGTCAAAGCCACTCCCATCCTGCGGCTGCTCGGGGCGACCTTCCCCGAGCGCGCCCTCGAGACGCCCGGTCTGCGATGA
- a CDS encoding aminotransferase class IV: protein MTTTATPTVFVAGPSGRLTEERTPVATRLLAADSWLVQEGAARAVEGHRRRFAAACAEAGGPPAEQVDAFWEAALSRLPATGEWFPRAELVADGAGARLQFRLRPAPARTSSVQVWVSGRSDQRTLPRRKGPDLDHLGELRAAAIAAGANEALLTTPSGLVLEGATANLLWWDGDALCAVDPTLRVLPGVTSAWVLRLATERGIPVRLRRAVPADLAGREAWFTNALHGIRPVTAWVGSDIRPGAPRLAAAWQAEWLAAATPLAATPLAATAPLSGGTPPSGATPPSGAVPQPRLDHRSA, encoded by the coding sequence ATGACCACGACAGCGACGCCGACCGTATTCGTGGCCGGGCCCTCGGGGCGGCTGACGGAGGAGAGGACCCCTGTCGCCACCCGGCTGCTGGCCGCCGACTCCTGGCTCGTCCAGGAGGGCGCGGCCCGTGCCGTCGAGGGTCACCGGCGGCGGTTCGCGGCCGCCTGTGCCGAGGCCGGCGGCCCGCCCGCCGAGCAGGTGGACGCGTTCTGGGAGGCGGCGCTGAGCAGGCTGCCCGCCACGGGGGAGTGGTTTCCCAGGGCGGAGCTGGTGGCGGACGGAGCCGGGGCACGGCTCCAGTTCCGGCTCCGCCCCGCCCCCGCCCGCACCAGCTCCGTGCAGGTGTGGGTCTCCGGGCGGAGCGATCAGCGGACGCTGCCCCGCCGCAAGGGCCCCGACCTGGACCACCTCGGCGAGCTGCGGGCCGCCGCGATCGCGGCCGGGGCGAACGAGGCACTGCTGACCACCCCCTCCGGCCTGGTCCTGGAGGGCGCCACCGCCAATCTCCTGTGGTGGGACGGCGACGCGCTCTGCGCCGTCGATCCCACGCTGCGCGTCCTGCCCGGCGTCACCAGCGCCTGGGTGCTGAGGCTGGCCACCGAGCGGGGCATCCCGGTGCGCCTGCGCCGTGCCGTGCCGGCCGACCTGGCCGGCCGCGAGGCGTGGTTCACCAACGCCCTGCACGGCATCCGCCCGGTCACCGCGTGGGTGGGTTCCGACATCCGGCCCGGCGCGCCTCGGCTGGCCGCCGCATGGCAGGCGGAGTGGCTGGCCGCGGCGACTCCACTGGCCGCGACTCCGCTGGCCGCGACCGCCCCGCTGTCCGGGGGCACCCCACCGTCCGGGGCCACCCCACCGTCCGGGGCCGTCCCACAGCCCCGCCTCGATCACCGGAGCGCCTGA
- a CDS encoding MaoC family dehydratase N-terminal domain-containing protein, whose amino-acid sequence MPLDPVFVGRSYPPTAPYEVSREKIREFAEAVGDAHPAYTDPAAARALGHDDVIAPPTFPFTIAHRAADQVVKDPELGLDYSRVVHSDQQFNYTRPLRAGDRVSVVTTVESVRSLGGSDTLGVRGDVIDADGEHVVTVRMRIVARGADRKR is encoded by the coding sequence ATGCCCCTGGACCCGGTCTTCGTCGGCCGCTCCTACCCGCCCACCGCGCCGTACGAGGTGAGCCGCGAGAAGATCCGCGAGTTCGCCGAGGCCGTGGGCGACGCCCACCCCGCCTACACCGACCCCGCCGCCGCCCGCGCCCTCGGCCACGACGACGTGATCGCGCCGCCCACCTTCCCCTTCACCATCGCCCACCGGGCCGCCGACCAAGTGGTCAAGGACCCGGAGCTCGGTCTGGACTACAGCCGTGTGGTCCACAGCGACCAGCAGTTCAACTACACCCGTCCGCTGCGGGCGGGCGACCGGGTATCGGTCGTCACCACCGTCGAGTCGGTCCGGTCACTGGGCGGCAGCGACACCCTCGGGGTGCGCGGCGATGTGATCGACGCGGACGGGGAGCACGTCGTCACCGTGCGCATGAGGATCGTCGCGCGCGGCGCCGACCGGAAACGCTGA